The following proteins come from a genomic window of Nostoc sp. ATCC 53789:
- a CDS encoding aldo/keto reductase, which translates to MQTKQLGNSELHITPIGFGAWAIGGGGWAFGWGAQDDRESIEAIARALDLGVNWIDTAAIYGLGHSEEVVAKALKGRSSRPYIFTKCSMIWDEKGEIGRSLKADSVRREVEASLRRLDIETIDLYQIHWPNPATEIEEGWTTLAKLKDEGKVRYIGVSNFNVEQLKRIQKIAPVTSLQPPYSLVKRDVENETLPFCQENNIGVIVYSPMQSGLLTGKMTSERVANLPDDDWRKKSDEFKEPRLSRNLKLVEVLQHIGEQHDRSAGEVAIAWTLNNPAVTAAIVGARNPKQVEGIIAAGEFRLNQQELDQIAAFLGENP; encoded by the coding sequence ATGCAAACTAAACAACTTGGCAATTCGGAGCTTCACATTACCCCAATTGGCTTTGGAGCTTGGGCGATTGGTGGAGGTGGGTGGGCTTTTGGTTGGGGAGCGCAGGACGATCGAGAATCTATTGAAGCGATCGCTCGCGCTCTCGATCTTGGCGTTAATTGGATTGACACCGCAGCTATCTATGGGCTGGGACATTCTGAGGAGGTTGTTGCTAAGGCGCTCAAGGGTCGATCTAGTCGCCCCTATATTTTCACTAAATGCTCAATGATTTGGGATGAAAAGGGCGAAATTGGTCGCAGCCTGAAAGCGGATTCTGTGCGTCGGGAAGTTGAAGCCAGTTTGCGCCGACTGGACATTGAAACCATTGACCTCTACCAAATCCACTGGCCTAACCCTGCTACAGAAATTGAAGAAGGCTGGACGACTCTCGCCAAGCTCAAGGATGAAGGGAAGGTTCGCTATATCGGAGTTTCAAACTTCAATGTCGAACAGTTGAAGCGTATCCAGAAGATTGCACCAGTTACCTCATTACAACCGCCTTATTCATTGGTTAAGCGCGATGTCGAAAACGAGACTCTGCCTTTTTGTCAGGAAAATAACATCGGTGTAATTGTGTATTCACCCATGCAATCTGGCTTGCTTACAGGAAAGATGACATCTGAGCGAGTTGCCAATTTACCAGATGATGATTGGCGTAAGAAGAGTGATGAGTTTAAGGAGCCACGTTTATCTCGTAACCTGAAGTTAGTCGAGGTGTTGCAGCACATTGGTGAGCAACACGATCGCTCCGCCGGAGAGGTAGCGATCGCTTGGACTTTAAACAATCCGGCGGTGACGGCTGCGATCGTTGGCGCACGCAATCCTAAGCAGGTGGAAGGAATTATTGCTGCTGGAGAATTTCGCCTCAATCAGCAGGAGCTAGATCAAATTGCTGCTTTCCTTGGCGAGAATCCATAG
- a CDS encoding Type 1 glutamine amidotransferase-like domain-containing protein, translating into MTKAFPSIARRLKSTGIKLLKMGTFLITRFIASWKRYFLGDTVDVRPSTSPSSDVRPTLTGPVLSLGGGGPDVDDAIQWMINQVRGGTNTATKVNVVVLRTNGNHDYNRLISAMKGVNSVETLLIRNRQEANKVEIYEKVRNADVIFFAGGDQCQYIRNWKDTKLEAAVKSVYLKGGGVGGTSAGAMIQSDCVYDACASSEKGIETRDALEDPYRDITFTYNFFNWSNLKGTIVDTHFDRRERMGRIMAFIARQIKDGVSSSVLGIAVSESTSVLVDKNGLVKVMGRGAAYFVLGNHIPEVCEPRTPLTFSNYKIWRVRSGDTFNLRNRPTSGYYLRSVKRGRIDSNPY; encoded by the coding sequence ATGACAAAGGCATTCCCAAGCATAGCAAGGCGCTTGAAAAGTACAGGAATCAAGTTGTTGAAGATGGGAACCTTCCTAATAACCCGTTTTATTGCAAGCTGGAAACGCTACTTTCTGGGTGACACTGTTGATGTCCGCCCCTCCACGTCTCCTTCCTCTGATGTCCGCCCCACCTTAACTGGCCCAGTCCTCAGCTTAGGTGGGGGTGGCCCCGATGTTGATGATGCTATTCAGTGGATGATTAACCAAGTTAGGGGAGGTACTAACACCGCAACCAAGGTTAATGTTGTAGTTCTCCGCACGAATGGTAATCACGATTACAATCGGCTAATTTCTGCCATGAAGGGCGTAAACTCTGTGGAAACTCTTCTGATTCGCAATAGACAAGAAGCAAACAAAGTTGAAATTTATGAAAAAGTCAGAAATGCTGATGTGATTTTTTTTGCTGGCGGCGACCAATGCCAGTACATCCGCAATTGGAAAGATACCAAGCTTGAGGCTGCCGTTAAGTCAGTTTACCTGAAGGGAGGTGGTGTTGGTGGCACTAGTGCGGGTGCGATGATCCAAAGTGATTGTGTCTATGATGCTTGCGCTTCTTCAGAAAAAGGCATTGAAACTAGAGACGCTCTTGAAGATCCTTACCGGGATATCACCTTTACCTACAACTTTTTCAATTGGAGTAATTTAAAAGGAACTATCGTAGATACGCACTTCGATAGGCGGGAAAGAATGGGCCGAATTATGGCTTTCATTGCTCGTCAAATTAAGGATGGTGTATCTAGCAGTGTTTTAGGTATAGCGGTTAGCGAAAGTACATCAGTTCTTGTGGATAAAAACGGTTTGGTGAAAGTTATGGGTAGGGGAGCAGCGTACTTTGTACTTGGTAATCACATACCGGAAGTATGCGAACCCCGAACGCCTTTGACCTTTTCTAATTACAAAATTTGGAGAGTTCGCAGTGGCGACACCTTTAACTTAAGAAACAGACCAACCTCTGGGTACTATCTCAGGAGTGTCAAAAGGGGACGAATTGATTCAAATCCATATTGA
- a CDS encoding vanadium-dependent haloperoxidase, translating into MQVDPNSHQGSEQDTQANSEIEKLKQPRVNSKRFFGSHASRRSFLGRAGLFSAASLVAGVFGSPFSSKKGGDVVQAQDINRRYNRPFNYNSFVDKAYRVRVEAARVERSIPIPPHPTNGDEERYANKIGSDSRGLPHNGLGEVKLEAYNSLTKALTTQNPNDYENIILGGGRKLVNPQGPLAISLEGINAAQIAVPPPPALASAERAAEAVELYWQALLRDVPLSKLQNNTDNPKVLAAVEDLNNLSAFRGPKQNGRVTPQTLFRGSVNYVNLYTSGITTKYVIPPGVLDGPYISQFLLRTIPWGTQSVSPLIRTALPGNDFLLDFQEWLTIQNGGSSGKSIKYDPKNRYIATVRDLGEYAHIGGPTYLGASLILGSIGTPLNPGNPYVRSKTQVGSAATFAAGHLQALLNLGTSRAIRASYWQKYYLHRILRPEAYGGLVYNNIVNKTQYPINSEVFNSKALAQTFSTFGTYLLPQAYPEASPTHSSYTGGAAAIAGVNVTLLKAFFDENFIIPDPVVPDPNDPTKVIPYSGPPLTVGGELNKLATNYAIGRGHGGIHWRSDGSASLALGEEVAISLLRDERLGYNEIFNGFTFTKFDGSKVTV; encoded by the coding sequence ATGCAAGTAGATCCTAATTCTCATCAAGGTTCCGAGCAAGATACTCAGGCTAATAGCGAAATAGAGAAGCTGAAACAACCCCGTGTAAATAGCAAACGTTTTTTTGGTAGTCACGCCAGCAGACGCTCGTTTCTCGGCCGCGCTGGTTTATTTAGTGCTGCTAGCCTTGTTGCAGGAGTTTTCGGTTCACCTTTCTCCTCAAAGAAAGGAGGAGATGTTGTACAAGCTCAAGATATTAATAGGCGGTATAATCGACCATTCAACTACAACAGTTTTGTTGATAAAGCCTATCGAGTCCGTGTTGAAGCAGCCAGAGTTGAACGAAGTATTCCCATTCCGCCGCATCCCACTAACGGCGATGAGGAGCGTTATGCCAACAAAATCGGCTCTGACAGTAGGGGACTACCACATAATGGGCTTGGCGAAGTTAAGTTGGAAGCTTACAACTCTTTGACCAAAGCACTGACAACCCAAAATCCAAATGATTACGAAAATATCATCTTGGGTGGCGGCAGAAAGCTGGTCAATCCTCAAGGCCCCCTGGCAATTAGTCTAGAAGGAATCAATGCAGCGCAGATAGCAGTGCCACCACCACCGGCTCTAGCTAGTGCAGAACGCGCTGCTGAAGCAGTTGAACTCTACTGGCAAGCTTTACTCAGAGATGTACCTCTTTCCAAGCTCCAAAACAATACTGACAACCCAAAAGTCTTAGCAGCCGTTGAAGACCTCAACAACCTTTCGGCCTTCCGAGGGCCAAAACAAAATGGCCGTGTCACCCCTCAGACTCTATTTCGTGGTAGCGTCAACTACGTCAATCTTTACACTTCAGGTATAACTACAAAATATGTTATTCCACCAGGGGTACTAGATGGCCCTTACATCTCACAATTTTTGTTGCGGACTATTCCTTGGGGAACTCAGTCTGTTTCGCCACTGATTCGTACTGCTCTTCCTGGTAATGATTTTCTACTCGATTTCCAGGAATGGTTGACCATTCAGAATGGAGGTAGTTCTGGGAAGTCTATTAAATACGACCCCAAAAACCGTTACATAGCTACAGTTCGGGATTTAGGTGAGTATGCCCATATTGGCGGCCCTACATACCTTGGAGCCTCTTTGATTCTTGGTAGCATCGGTACACCTTTGAATCCGGGCAATCCCTACGTCAGATCGAAGACCCAAGTTGGTTCAGCTGCAACCTTTGCAGCGGGACATTTACAAGCTTTGCTTAACTTAGGTACCTCGCGTGCCATTAGAGCGTCATACTGGCAGAAGTATTATTTACACCGCATTCTGCGCCCGGAAGCTTACGGTGGGTTAGTTTACAACAACATTGTCAATAAAACCCAATATCCGATTAATTCTGAGGTCTTTAATTCCAAAGCTTTGGCTCAGACCTTTAGTACCTTTGGCACTTATCTATTACCCCAAGCATATCCAGAAGCATCGCCAACCCATTCCTCATATACGGGTGGTGCGGCTGCCATTGCTGGCGTTAATGTCACACTATTGAAAGCATTTTTTGATGAAAACTTTATTATCCCCGATCCAGTAGTGCCCGATCCCAACGATCCCACAAAAGTAATTCCTTATAGTGGGCCACCCCTAACTGTGGGTGGAGAGTTGAATAAACTGGCAACTAACTATGCAATTGGTCGCGGTCACGGTGGTATTCATTGGCGTTCGGATGGTTCAGCTAGTTTGGCTTTGGGAGAAGAGGTTGCTATTAGCCTTCTCAGGGATGAGAGACTGGGTTACAACGAAATATTCAATGGCTTCACCTTCACAAAATTTGACGGTTCAAAAGTCACAGTCTAA
- a CDS encoding MFS transporter has product MLPSNRGNFQKDKLKFVNFEIPPALKSVNFSCFVIGESLSFFGSWMTQIALVWLVYQLTNSAVLVGVAGFTNQAMGLIITPLVGVLLDRWNLRYVLLATQLVSILLSSTLTFLTLSNNINVAWIIVIGTLQGIVKAFDLPARQVIIPRLLDQKSDTYSAMASHSFLINTAKFVSPMIGGFLIARSSAASCFLVDSISYLPFISAILTIKVNPVINNSSTQKPQIWKNLKEGFVYAYDFLPIKHLLILQIVICFMGMTHVNLVPIFAQEILKGNAETMGFLMTASALGSIVSGIYLISRKNIIGLGRVIASSAAILGLGLIVFSQSTNLEVCLIFMFIIGMNNTLTLASLNNFMQSILLDEDKRGRVTSIFTTGFLGILPFGNLFFGVLAGHLGVTNALLFGGICCIIGAYFFSRQLPKIRKVLYPIYAELGLLPQPNKG; this is encoded by the coding sequence ATGCTACCAAGTAATAGAGGAAACTTCCAAAAAGACAAACTAAAATTTGTTAATTTTGAAATTCCACCTGCGCTTAAATCTGTCAATTTTTCTTGTTTTGTTATCGGAGAAAGTTTATCTTTTTTTGGGTCTTGGATGACTCAAATTGCTTTGGTATGGCTAGTTTATCAATTAACTAATTCGGCTGTATTAGTTGGTGTGGCTGGATTTACAAATCAAGCTATGGGTTTGATTATTACTCCTTTGGTAGGAGTATTACTAGATCGCTGGAATTTACGATATGTTCTACTAGCTACTCAGTTAGTATCAATTTTGCTATCTTCTACCCTGACCTTTCTAACTCTTAGCAACAACATCAATGTTGCATGGATTATTGTTATTGGCACGCTTCAGGGAATAGTAAAAGCTTTCGATTTACCAGCACGACAGGTAATTATTCCCAGACTTTTGGATCAAAAATCAGATACTTATAGTGCGATGGCTTCCCATTCATTCTTGATTAATACAGCAAAGTTTGTTAGTCCCATGATAGGAGGTTTCCTGATTGCTCGATCTAGTGCGGCTTCTTGTTTTTTAGTAGATAGTATTAGCTATTTACCCTTTATATCTGCAATTTTAACTATCAAAGTAAACCCAGTTATCAATAATTCATCAACTCAAAAACCCCAAATTTGGAAAAATCTTAAAGAAGGCTTTGTTTATGCATACGATTTTTTACCCATTAAACATTTATTGATATTACAAATTGTTATTTGCTTTATGGGTATGACCCATGTGAATCTAGTACCGATTTTTGCTCAAGAAATTTTGAAGGGGAACGCTGAAACTATGGGTTTTTTAATGACAGCTTCGGCTCTTGGTTCTATAGTTTCAGGTATTTATCTCATCTCCAGAAAAAATATCATCGGATTAGGAAGGGTTATAGCAAGTTCTGCCGCAATTCTCGGTTTAGGTTTAATCGTATTTTCTCAGTCAACAAATTTAGAGGTTTGTCTAATATTTATGTTTATTATAGGTATGAATAATACTCTCACTCTGGCTTCTCTTAATAACTTTATGCAATCAATTCTTCTTGATGAAGATAAAAGAGGTAGAGTAACCAGCATCTTTACAACTGGTTTTTTAGGAATCCTGCCTTTTGGTAATTTATTTTTTGGGGTATTAGCAGGTCATCTTGGTGTTACCAATGCTTTATTATTTGGCGGGATTTGTTGCATTATAGGAGCATATTTCTTTAGTAGACAACTACCTAAAATAAGAAAGGTTTTGTATCCAATTTATGCAGAGTTGGGCTTACTTCCACAGCCAAATAAAGGCTAA
- a CDS encoding transporter substrate-binding domain-containing protein codes for MINAIATKFRQLITGRKSPTGYFDRHNHKNKTRRSIALYTCIGLVSAILALLLIASPGLAQKPEPQKSLKLQQPLLVATRVIPPFVLSNKGELSGFSIDLWRSIATQIGIESKFIEYSSVPEVISAIKDNKVNLGIAAISITAEREQNFDFSLPIFAGGLQIMVRNLESKNSAFPNILQLFFSTSLLQVIGIALVLIVVAAHIIWLSERNHKEGMISESYFPGIFKACWWAAATLATQADEMPKGVLGRFIAIVWMFIGVLFVAYFTASATTSLTVQQLQGDIRSIDDLPGKVVATTAGSTAATFLREHHISVLEVPKIEEAYNALQTKKADAVVFDAPVLLFYAANEGKGKVEIVGSILREESYGIILPNNSPYRKPINQALLNLKENGTYQSLYDKWFDPKNS; via the coding sequence ATGATAAATGCGATCGCTACTAAATTTCGCCAACTTATAACTGGAAGAAAAAGCCCGACAGGTTATTTTGACAGACATAACCACAAAAACAAAACTAGGCGTTCCATAGCGCTGTATACCTGCATAGGATTAGTAAGTGCAATTTTGGCATTGTTGTTAATCGCATCCCCAGGACTGGCCCAAAAACCGGAACCTCAAAAATCCCTAAAACTCCAACAACCGTTATTAGTAGCTACACGAGTTATACCGCCCTTTGTGCTATCAAACAAAGGTGAGCTATCAGGATTCAGTATCGATCTTTGGCGCAGCATCGCTACCCAAATAGGTATAGAGTCTAAATTTATTGAATATTCCAGTGTGCCAGAAGTGATTTCTGCTATTAAGGACAACAAAGTCAACTTGGGAATTGCAGCTATCTCGATTACAGCCGAACGCGAGCAAAATTTTGATTTCTCATTACCCATTTTTGCTGGTGGGCTGCAAATTATGGTACGCAACCTAGAGAGTAAAAACAGTGCTTTTCCAAATATTTTGCAATTGTTTTTCTCTACTAGCCTCTTGCAGGTAATAGGCATTGCCCTAGTGCTAATTGTTGTAGCAGCCCACATTATTTGGCTATCCGAGCGCAATCACAAAGAAGGGATGATTTCTGAATCATACTTTCCTGGTATTTTTAAAGCTTGTTGGTGGGCAGCAGCGACATTAGCGACTCAAGCCGATGAAATGCCCAAGGGAGTGCTGGGACGTTTTATAGCTATAGTCTGGATGTTCATCGGAGTCCTTTTTGTCGCCTACTTTACAGCCAGTGCGACTACTTCATTAACAGTGCAGCAACTTCAGGGCGATATCAGGAGTATAGACGATTTACCTGGCAAGGTAGTGGCTACAACTGCGGGAAGCACAGCGGCGACATTCTTGCGAGAACATCATATTTCAGTTTTAGAAGTCCCCAAAATTGAGGAAGCTTACAATGCTCTGCAAACAAAAAAAGCTGATGCTGTGGTGTTTGATGCACCTGTACTCCTCTTTTATGCTGCCAATGAAGGCAAAGGGAAGGTAGAGATTGTTGGCAGTATCTTGCGTGAAGAAAGCTACGGAATTATTCTGCCTAATAACAGTCCCTACCGCAAACCAATTAATCAGGCTCTACTGAATCTCAAAGAAAATGGCACTTATCAATCGCTATATGATAAGTGGTTCGATCCTAAAAATTCTTAA